In one window of Poriferisphaera corsica DNA:
- a CDS encoding penicillin-binding protein activator LpoB gives MNKLALALSLTIGAAALTGCSGPSAQRIDPTGTQTITTVSGLDIQDAMDAAAEMSQSLLQAGVLGQNGKPSKIAISSYVNNTSQHIDRDRIIKKVRVTLNKAGVAQTFTTMNSKGGTTGTEDAIATRQQQVNAFLSDNPAPPKPDYTMTLKLLENKVRAGRTRQTTYIFQMSLTEVNSGLAVWEDEKMITKQGGKAAVGW, from the coding sequence ATGAACAAGCTCGCGCTCGCATTGAGCCTCACCATCGGCGCCGCCGCCCTCACAGGCTGCAGCGGCCCCTCCGCTCAGCGTATCGACCCCACTGGCACCCAAACGATCACCACCGTCTCCGGCCTCGACATCCAAGACGCCATGGACGCTGCCGCTGAAATGTCCCAATCACTCCTCCAAGCAGGTGTCCTTGGTCAAAACGGCAAGCCCTCTAAAATCGCCATCTCTAGCTACGTCAACAACACCTCGCAGCACATCGACCGTGATCGCATCATCAAGAAAGTTCGCGTCACGCTCAACAAAGCCGGCGTTGCTCAGACCTTCACCACCATGAACTCAAAAGGTGGCACCACAGGTACAGAAGACGCCATCGCAACTCGTCAGCAACAAGTCAACGCATTCCTCTCCGACAACCCTGCCCCACCAAAACCAGACTACACCATGACCCTCAAGCTTCTTGAGAACAAAGTCCGTGCTGGCCGCACACGCCAGACCACCTACATCTTCCAGATGTCTCTCACCGAGGTGAACTCTGGCCTCGCCGTCTGGGAAGATGAAAAAATGATCACCAAGCAAGGCGGCAAGGCAGCAGTCGGCTGGTAA
- a CDS encoding YcfL family protein, with translation MKTTKFIPMIVAALLFFAGCTSSVNTVASDAGTPGYNSVPTRKILTDDGLKKKARVIDIRESRNASDLLTISVEIQNTTHSRKNFNYRVDWLDANGMSISSLLSSWKQKTLAGKETGFLTAVAPTPKASDFRLQLIEAK, from the coding sequence ATGAAAACTACTAAATTCATCCCGATGATCGTTGCCGCCCTGCTCTTCTTCGCTGGCTGCACCTCCTCCGTCAACACCGTTGCCTCGGATGCTGGCACTCCCGGCTATAACTCTGTCCCAACACGCAAAATCCTCACCGACGACGGCCTCAAAAAGAAAGCGCGCGTCATCGACATCCGTGAAAGCCGCAACGCCAGTGACCTGCTCACCATCTCAGTCGAAATCCAAAACACGACGCATTCTCGCAAAAACTTCAACTACCGCGTCGATTGGCTCGATGCCAATGGCATGTCCATCTCCTCATTACTCTCAAGCTGGAAACAAAAAACTCTCGCAGGCAAAGAGACAGGTTTCCTCACAGCCGTCGCGCCAACTCCAAAAGCCTCTGACTTCCGCCTGCAACTCATCGAAGCAAAATAA
- a CDS encoding COG3014 family protein, with protein sequence MRICYTFWGVLLALTLSLCSGCSNLALRDAQSAYQQGDLATAQVKIDLYSEKNIEGRNAIIAQLEKGSIYRALEQYEQSNAAFEIANQQFEYWDMQPEFKIGDESAAMLTNLNMLPYRGYNYDRIMLYTYRALNYMQLGHVDKARVEMKRALNAQREAVSRNAKRLEKMQEQAEAKAQQERKKKSGGFNADKTLNSDKLKASMGAQFAELKKHQAYADYVNPFTEFLQGIYYMHASLDGSDLDQARLSLQRVRNMVPSNAYLGQDLDAILRLQAGSEREPITYVIYEAGLAPSRDDVRIDLPLFLVNDEVDYVAMAFPTLRMHNNYIATISISTPAGRIATQPIASMDSIIAQEFTNELPIIVTKTVLNSATKAAAAWAAKNATKKDDNVQFMVQLGTAIYQAATAEADLRTWATLPKEFQYARVATPADKTIKIGLGEGFFKEVKLDSGLINVVYVKSITLGHPPKVTQFVLRK encoded by the coding sequence ATGCGTATTTGTTACACATTCTGGGGCGTACTCCTCGCGCTCACACTCAGCCTCTGTTCCGGCTGCAGCAACCTTGCGTTGCGCGATGCTCAATCCGCCTATCAACAGGGCGATCTTGCAACTGCGCAAGTAAAAATTGATCTCTACAGCGAAAAAAATATCGAAGGCCGCAACGCCATCATTGCACAACTTGAAAAAGGCTCAATCTACCGAGCTCTTGAGCAATACGAGCAAAGCAATGCCGCCTTTGAAATCGCCAATCAGCAGTTTGAATACTGGGACATGCAGCCTGAATTCAAAATCGGCGATGAATCTGCCGCCATGCTCACAAATCTGAACATGCTTCCTTATCGCGGTTACAACTACGACCGCATCATGCTCTACACCTATCGCGCACTCAACTACATGCAGCTCGGCCACGTCGACAAAGCACGCGTCGAAATGAAGCGGGCTCTCAACGCGCAACGCGAAGCCGTCTCGCGAAACGCTAAGCGTCTTGAAAAAATGCAAGAGCAAGCAGAAGCTAAAGCCCAGCAAGAACGTAAGAAAAAGTCGGGTGGTTTTAACGCAGATAAAACACTAAACAGCGACAAACTCAAAGCAAGCATGGGTGCTCAGTTTGCCGAACTTAAAAAACACCAAGCCTACGCCGACTACGTCAACCCATTCACCGAATTCCTGCAAGGCATATACTACATGCATGCTTCGCTCGATGGTTCTGACCTCGACCAAGCTCGCCTTTCACTCCAGCGTGTCCGCAATATGGTTCCTTCTAACGCATACTTAGGCCAAGACCTCGACGCTATTCTTCGCCTCCAGGCCGGTTCAGAACGTGAACCCATCACCTACGTCATCTACGAGGCCGGCCTCGCGCCTTCACGTGATGATGTCCGTATCGATCTCCCCCTCTTCCTCGTCAACGACGAAGTCGACTACGTCGCAATGGCATTCCCAACGCTTCGGATGCACAACAACTACATCGCAACCATCAGCATTTCCACCCCTGCAGGCCGCATTGCCACACAACCCATCGCAAGTATGGACAGCATCATCGCCCAAGAGTTCACCAATGAACTGCCTATCATCGTCACAAAAACCGTCCTCAATTCCGCGACTAAAGCAGCCGCCGCATGGGCTGCAAAGAATGCAACTAAAAAAGACGACAATGTACAATTCATGGTTCAGCTAGGCACAGCCATTTATCAAGCGGCAACAGCCGAGGCTGACCTCCGTACATGGGCAACACTCCCCAAAGAATTCCAGTATGCCCGCGTTGCAACCCCTGCTGACAAAACAATTAAGATCGGCCTGGGCGAAGGCTTCTTCAAAGAAGTCAAACTCGACTCGGGCTTAATCAACGTGGTTTATGTAAAATCGATCACACTAGGCCATCCCCCCAAGGTCACGCAATTCGTCCTCAGGAAATAA
- a CDS encoding CsgG/HfaB family protein: protein MKTNLLNTIILIVVTILVPNMVTAQAAKKPSKPSIGIQAVQINDAIKTATKEAGSNQYLTLERITQSMDQQLIDRMHNTRKFQIVSRSDLKTILDEQDLQSVISNPSDVNTAQAFKVAGCKYSLIVSVDDYQDLSEHLRGEGGQVLATKRTIRLSAISKLYDNTTGVLLESANFQISNKDGAQKMAGAIGDGRISDRLITELARRMSDKSANRVMDVLFPAKVIGLTGNFVTINRGDGTGITKDQVWTIYATGESMIDPDTGEELGAEEIPVGKIKVTQVTPKFSRGMLIENYGVEKLHVARSDESNQ, encoded by the coding sequence ATGAAAACTAATCTGTTAAACACAATAATACTAATCGTAGTCACGATACTTGTTCCGAACATGGTGACGGCACAAGCCGCTAAGAAGCCAAGCAAACCTTCCATCGGGATTCAAGCTGTTCAAATCAACGATGCGATCAAAACAGCTACGAAAGAAGCAGGATCAAACCAATACCTCACGCTTGAGCGCATCACCCAATCGATGGATCAACAGCTCATCGATCGTATGCACAATACACGTAAATTCCAGATCGTTTCACGTAGCGATCTGAAAACTATTCTAGACGAGCAAGATTTGCAATCCGTTATTTCAAATCCATCCGACGTAAACACCGCACAAGCTTTCAAAGTTGCAGGCTGTAAATACTCTTTGATCGTCAGCGTCGATGACTACCAAGATCTCAGCGAGCACCTCAGAGGTGAAGGCGGCCAAGTGCTTGCAACTAAACGTACGATCCGCCTCTCCGCCATCTCAAAACTTTACGACAACACCACTGGCGTTCTTCTGGAATCAGCCAACTTCCAGATTTCCAACAAAGATGGTGCACAAAAGATGGCAGGTGCAATTGGCGACGGCCGCATCTCCGATCGACTTATCACTGAGCTTGCCCGTCGGATGTCTGACAAGTCTGCCAACCGCGTGATGGATGTCCTTTTCCCCGCCAAAGTCATCGGTCTCACCGGCAACTTCGTCACCATCAATCGCGGTGACGGCACCGGCATAACCAAAGACCAGGTCTGGACCATCTACGCCACCGGCGAATCCATGATCGATCCGGATACCGGCGAAGAACTTGGCGCAGAAGAAATCCCCGTCGGCAAGATAAAAGTCACACAAGTCACACCGAAATTCTCGAGAGGCATGCTCATCGAGAACTACGGCGTCGAAAAACTTCATGTCGCACGTTCCGATGAATCCAATCAGTAA
- a CDS encoding PEGA domain-containing protein gives MTTTRVVEEEVIEEQPQARTVAIFVKNRAGKNFEDKLGAFESMIVGDITDMGFQTISPEDTAFALQSFAGTEDGKEIKPTELDQHLKNKSSAIRLSQMLNADYLFIASISTYGQNNQHLKRADLGIDRFVTNYKLRVSYKILDGNDGKSLTAGNVDASKQTQQSDSLQSIDSDVINTLIAEASQSLASKMKIKGATLTVADVKLNTDLPTIVVKPSIQGLRVPDITVDKNGQYQIGTNTLPLQAIDVDVELDGAIIGTAPGKLQASPGLHTIKVHHPNFKTWERVINIRPGMTLNVPLVMTDQANVKMKEMSAFLAQLKANQSLSDAQAEKIKGFAQMLHQSGYRIDQHSDTTVEKKINIDKKSDVKIDTDLAPTITQNNIERQNTTGSVWPQ, from the coding sequence GTGACAACAACACGTGTGGTTGAGGAAGAAGTGATTGAAGAGCAGCCTCAGGCTCGAACAGTAGCAATCTTTGTCAAAAACCGGGCGGGTAAGAATTTTGAAGACAAGCTTGGTGCATTCGAAAGCATGATCGTAGGCGACATCACCGACATGGGCTTCCAAACCATATCCCCTGAGGATACAGCTTTCGCTCTCCAGAGCTTTGCTGGCACGGAAGACGGGAAAGAGATCAAACCAACTGAACTTGATCAGCATCTCAAAAATAAAAGCAGCGCGATCCGTCTTTCCCAGATGCTCAATGCTGACTATCTCTTCATTGCTTCGATCAGCACCTATGGCCAAAATAATCAACATCTCAAACGTGCTGACCTTGGTATTGATCGCTTTGTAACCAACTATAAACTTCGCGTGTCTTACAAGATATTAGACGGCAATGATGGTAAATCTCTAACCGCTGGCAACGTTGATGCTTCAAAACAAACACAGCAATCAGATAGCCTGCAAAGCATCGACAGCGATGTCATAAACACATTGATCGCGGAAGCTTCTCAATCGCTCGCCAGCAAAATGAAAATCAAAGGTGCGACACTCACTGTTGCGGACGTTAAGCTTAATACCGATTTGCCAACGATCGTGGTCAAGCCCAGCATCCAAGGCTTGCGTGTGCCTGACATCACCGTTGACAAGAACGGGCAATACCAGATCGGCACAAACACACTGCCCCTTCAAGCGATTGATGTCGACGTCGAATTAGACGGGGCCATCATCGGCACAGCGCCGGGCAAACTACAAGCTTCGCCTGGCTTGCACACCATTAAAGTACATCATCCCAATTTTAAAACATGGGAACGCGTCATCAATATCCGTCCTGGCATGACACTAAATGTGCCGCTGGTCATGACGGACCAAGCCAATGTCAAGATGAAAGAGATGTCTGCTTTTCTCGCTCAGCTTAAAGCCAACCAATCACTTTCTGACGCACAAGCGGAGAAAATCAAAGGCTTCGCTCAGATGCTTCATCAATCTGGCTACCGCATCGATCAACACTCAGACACGACGGTTGAAAAGAAGATCAACATCGATAAAAAGAGTGATGTCAAGATTGATACCGACCTAGCGCCAACGATCACGCAAAACAACATCGAACGTCAAAACACCACTGGCTCAGTTTGGCCGCAATGA